From a region of the Bradyrhizobium sp. KBS0727 genome:
- a CDS encoding carboxymuconolactone decarboxylase family protein: protein MARIPLIDPEQTTGDIRASFDRMPVKLNIFRMMAHAEANMIPAMRLGNSILHRQKLSAVNRELLILQAAQLEGGAYEWRQHVPIALGVGVTQAQVDALAQNNYENRAFNAAERALLSFGREVIENVRVPAEIFAPMRQHFSDQEIVESIVAIGFYMMMARLTEATETDLDPSAGMTVFNVGKKPATA, encoded by the coding sequence GTGGCAAGGATACCCCTGATTGACCCGGAGCAGACCACCGGAGACATCCGCGCTTCCTTTGACAGGATGCCGGTCAAACTGAACATCTTTCGCATGATGGCGCATGCCGAAGCCAACATGATCCCGGCGATGCGGCTCGGCAATTCGATCTTGCATCGCCAGAAGCTAAGCGCTGTCAACCGCGAATTGCTGATCCTGCAGGCAGCCCAGCTGGAAGGCGGCGCCTATGAGTGGCGTCAGCACGTCCCGATCGCGCTCGGCGTCGGCGTGACGCAGGCCCAGGTCGACGCGCTGGCGCAGAATAACTACGAGAACCGCGCGTTCAATGCGGCCGAGCGGGCGCTGCTGTCGTTCGGGCGCGAAGTGATCGAGAACGTTCGCGTTCCCGCCGAGATCTTTGCGCCGATGCGCCAGCATTTCAGCGATCAGGAAATCGTCGAATCGATTGTCGCGATCGGATTTTACATGATGATGGCGCGACTGACGGAAGCAACCGAGACCGATCTCGATCCGTCGGCCGGCATGACCGTGTTCAACGTCGGCAAGAAGCCGGCAACCGCGTAA
- a CDS encoding SDR family NAD(P)-dependent oxidoreductase — protein MSDKIRYVRELSAESKGEAPGRGRLQGRRILVVGGGQRTFDAETDPVGNGRAMSLVFAREGAHVAVADMNRASADDTVGRIAREGGRAFSIEANIAGEADVNRMIEEAIDGLGGLDGMVLNVGIGIGALGIDGVDLGEWNDTFAVNLTGPMLCCRKALRHLDPGSSIVFISSIAGLRSGSRLVAYDTSKAALGGLMRNVAKEGARRGIRANIVCPGLVDTPLGRHTSAGRPSRSASGAPFGRMATGWEIAYAVLFFMSDDSVYVNAQTLAVDSGITGL, from the coding sequence ATGTCAGACAAGATACGGTACGTCCGCGAGCTGAGCGCGGAATCCAAAGGCGAGGCGCCGGGCCGCGGCAGGCTTCAGGGCCGCCGCATTCTGGTGGTCGGCGGCGGGCAGCGAACTTTCGACGCCGAGACCGATCCGGTTGGAAACGGCCGGGCAATGTCGCTGGTGTTCGCCAGGGAAGGGGCCCATGTCGCGGTGGCCGACATGAACCGCGCCAGCGCCGACGACACCGTCGGGCGCATCGCGCGTGAAGGCGGCCGCGCCTTTTCCATCGAGGCCAACATCGCCGGCGAAGCCGATGTGAACCGGATGATCGAAGAGGCAATCGATGGCCTCGGCGGCCTCGACGGCATGGTGCTCAATGTCGGCATCGGGATCGGCGCGCTCGGCATCGACGGCGTCGACCTCGGGGAATGGAACGACACCTTCGCGGTCAATCTCACCGGGCCGATGCTCTGCTGCCGCAAGGCGCTGCGGCACCTCGACCCGGGTTCGTCGATCGTGTTCATCTCGTCGATCGCCGGCCTTCGCTCCGGCTCGCGGCTGGTCGCCTACGATACGTCGAAGGCGGCGCTAGGCGGCCTGATGCGCAATGTCGCCAAGGAAGGCGCCCGGCGCGGTATCCGCGCCAATATCGTTTGCCCGGGCCTGGTCGATACGCCGCTGGGCCGTCACACCAGCGCCGGCCGGCCGTCGCGTAGCGCATCGGGGGCGCCGTTCGGGCGGATGGCGACGGGATGGGAGATCGCCTACGCCGTGCTGTTTTTCATGTCCGACGACAGCGTTTACGTCAACGCGCAGACGCTGGCGGTCGACAGCGGAATCACGGGTCTATAG
- the cobF gene encoding precorrin-6A synthase (deacetylating): MIELLLVGIGTGNLEHLTLQAIRALNAADLILIPRKGADKADLADLRRSICAEVVTNPAARIVEFDLPRRDQSNPDYRGGVDDWHDAIADVWSDTIQSELAGGGTVALLVWGDPTLYDSTLRIASRLKPAPRVRVIPGITSINALTASHAIPLNEIGAPFLVTTGRRLREGGWPVGIDTLVVMLDGDCAFQHLDPADVTIWWGAYVGMPQEITLAGPLAETGPRILKARTQARETNGWIMDVYLLRRTSATTEWK, translated from the coding sequence ATGATCGAACTTCTCCTGGTGGGCATCGGCACCGGCAACCTCGAGCACCTGACGCTGCAGGCGATCCGGGCGCTCAACGCCGCCGATCTGATCCTGATCCCGCGCAAGGGCGCGGACAAGGCCGACCTCGCCGATCTCCGCCGTTCGATCTGCGCCGAGGTAGTAACGAATCCCGCCGCAAGAATTGTGGAATTCGACCTGCCCCGCCGCGACCAGAGCAACCCCGACTATCGCGGCGGCGTCGATGACTGGCACGACGCCATCGCCGATGTCTGGTCCGATACGATTCAATCCGAACTTGCAGGCGGCGGAACGGTAGCGCTGCTGGTCTGGGGCGATCCAACGCTCTACGACAGCACGCTGCGGATTGCCTCGCGCCTGAAACCCGCGCCGAGGGTGCGGGTGATCCCGGGCATCACCTCGATCAACGCCTTGACCGCATCGCATGCGATTCCACTGAATGAAATCGGCGCACCGTTTCTCGTCACCACCGGTCGACGGCTGCGCGAGGGCGGTTGGCCTGTAGGCATCGATACGCTGGTGGTGATGCTCGATGGCGACTGCGCCTTCCAGCATCTCGATCCCGCTGATGTAACCATCTGGTGGGGCGCCTATGTCGGCATGCCCCAGGAGATCACGCTTGCCGGCCCGCTGGCAGAAACAGGTCCGCGAATCCTGAAGGCCCGCACGCAGGCGCGCGAGACCAACGGATGGATCATGGATGTCTATTTGCTGAGACGCACAAGCGCCACGACGGAATGGAAATAG